Proteins found in one Homalodisca vitripennis isolate AUS2020 chromosome 4, UT_GWSS_2.1, whole genome shotgun sequence genomic segment:
- the LOC124361266 gene encoding pupal cuticle protein Edg-84A-like gives MAFKIFIAACLVAVASAQYGGYAAPKYAAAPKYAPYAAKYAEPEPYDPNPQYSFHYAVNDPSTYDIKSQKEERNGDYVTGSYELYEPDGSKRTVEYYDQGYGFQAVVHTEPAKGGYAAPAYSAPAYSRPAYSKPAYSIILIAAAALVAVSARPQHEHLGQAQIDHGFHVEYKEDYYDPHPKYKFEYGVHDSHTGDVKSQKEERDGDVVHGSYELVEADGSKRVVHYTADHHTGFNAVVHREHNVHPQHYQHHQEHIPEYSGNEVEHQAHIPEHHESNSQHHENALHRLYTLY, from the exons ATGGCTTTTAAG atatttattgcCGCCTGCCTGGTAGCTGTTGCCTCAGCCCAGTACGGAGGATACGCCGCACCAAAATACGCAGCTGCACCCAAGTATGCTCCATACGCTGCTAAGTACGCCGAGCCCGAGCCCTACGACCCCAACCCCCAGTACTCCTTCCACTACGCCGTCAATGACCCCAGCACTTACGACATCAAGAGCCAGAAGGAGGAGCGTAACGGAGACTACGTGACCGGCTCCTACGAGCTGTACGAGCCTGACGGTTCCAAGCGTACCGTGGAGTACTACGACCAGGGATACGGCTTCCAGGCTGTCGTCCACACAGAGCCTGCAAAGGGAGGATACGCCGCTCCCGCCTACTCCGCCCCCGCATACTCCAGGCCTGCGTACTCAAAGCCTGCCTACTCT atCATTCTTATTGCTGCTGCAGCACTAGTCGCCGTGTCGGCTAGGCCCCAGCACGAACATCTAGGCCAGGCGCAGATCGACCACGGGTTCCACGTGGAGTACAAGGAAGATTACTACGACCCTCACCCCAAGTACAAGTTCGAGTACGGCGTCCACGACAGCCACACTGGCGACGTCAAGAGCCAGAAGGAGGAACGTGACGGAGATGTGGTGCACGGCAGCTACGAGCTGGTGGAGGCGGACGGTTCCAAGCGCGTCGTCCACTACACAGCTGATCACCACACTGGGTTTAACGCTGTCGTCCACAGGGAACACAACGTCCATCCTCAACATTACCAACATCACCAGGAACACATCCCTGAATATAGCGGAAATGAAGTCGAACATCAGGCTCATATACCAGAACACCACGAATCTAATTCGCAGCATCACGAGAACGCACTACATAGGTTATATACTCTTTActag